CTCATCATACACGATAATCTGAAAAATGAAAAGTTTATTTCTTTTGCTCTTTATGGAATCATCCAAGTTAAATAATAAGCCTGTACATACGTCATAATACCAACAATAATTACGAAAAATAAACTATGCTTTACTGTAAAGCGGAATAAATCTGATTCTTTTCCAGCAAGTCCAACTGCTGCACAAGCAATCGCAATCGATTGCGGAGAAATCATTTTTCCTGTTACACCGCCCGTTGTATTTGCTGCAACGAGAAGTACTTCAGATACACCGACTTGTTGTGCTGTAATCGCTTGTAAATTTGAGAATAATGCATTTGCTGACGTATCAGACCCTGTTAAGAATACACCAATCCAGCCTAAGAATGGTGAGAAGAACGGGAATAGCCCGCCAGTTCCTGCTAACGCTAATGCTAGTGTAGAAGATAGTCCAGAATAGTTTGCGATAAATGCAAATCCTAATACAAATCCAATAGATAGAATTGGCATTTTCAATTCGCTTAAAGTTTCTTTAAATGTTACTGCTGCATCTTTTACACTCATTTTCAAAATCAGCATGGAAATGAGACAAGCAATTAAAATTGCTGTTCCAGTTGCTGATAATACATCGAACTTCAAAATTGCCTCGTAAGGCGTCGGTTTATTTACAATCGGCTCTGCTTTCATTACTAAATTGTGCAAGCCCGGAATTTCAAACTTAAATACAAGACTTTCTAACGCGCCTCCTGGAGCAAATAATGCTTTAAAGAAACTTTGACTCCAAATGACTACCATAACTGTTAACACGATAAATGGAGACCATGCCTTTACAACTTTTCCTATCGTTAATTTCGGCATCGATGCCGCTGTTGTCGCAGCTGCTTCACTATTTGCTTGCCCTGATTGATAGATTTCTTTCGGTTGCCATACTTTTAAGAACAGCGCTAAACTAACTAAACTTACAAGTGCTGACGTAATATCCGGAAGTTCTGGCCCTAAGAATGTCGCCGTAATGAACTGCGTAATGGCAAACGAACTACCCGCTACAAGTAAAGCAGGCCATGTTTGTCTTACCCCTTTTAACCCATCCATTAAAAATACGATAAAGAACGGAACAAATAATGATAAGAACGGTAATTGATGTCCAGCCATTTGTCCAATTTTATGTGGATCAATACCTGTTACTTGTCCAGCAACTGTAATTGGAATTCCCATCGCTCCAAAAGCGACTGGTGCTGTATTTGCAATTAAACAAAGACCCGCTGCATATAAAGGATTTAACCCAAGACCTGCAAGAAGTGCTGCCGTAATCGCTACTGGTGCACCAAATCCTGCTGCTCCTTCTAAAAATGCTCCGAATGAAAAACCGATTAAAATAACGAGTAAACGATGGTCATTCGTAATGGATAATACAGATGCACGAATCACATCGAATTGACCTGTTTTCACAGAAATTTTATATAAAAATACCGACATAATGATAATCCAAGCAATTGGCCATAATCCGTATAAGAAACCATATCCGGTCGCTGCCATCGCCATCGTGAACGGCATCTTATAAGCGAATAACGCCACTAAAATTGTCAGTACAACTGTAATAAATCCTGCCACATACCCCTTCATGCGGAAAACTGCTAAAGCTAAGAAAAAAAAAGATAATCGGAATAAGTGCGACCGCTGCCGAAATCCAAATGTTTCCGAACGGATCATAAACTTGTGTCCATGTGTTCATTGTTCTCTCCCCCTAAAGAATCCCCTTTTAAATAGAATAACCTCATCAATAGACTATCAGGTCATCATACCTTTCAGCCTAAAAATAAAAAAACGTTTAAGAAAACGTTTTCAATAACTTTCATTTATACTGTACCATAACAATTTCTATTTAAAAAGATTTTTTTGAAAATTTTATTATTTAACGAAAAAATCTTACAAAATCGTCATGTTCTTGTAATGTTCATCGATAGAAAGCTTGCCAAAACTATTGCATAATAATAGTATAACAACGGACATTATTTATGAGGTGATATATATGAACGGAAACAAAATATTAGCAGCTTTATCATACTTTAGTGTATTATTTGCCCCTATCTTATTCCCTATTATTGTGTGGATTGTAGGCGATGCGGAAACGAAACCACATGCAAAACGTGCTCTATGGACACACATTATCCCAAGTATCGCTACATTCATTGGCGTAACTATTTTAGGAATTATGGGTCTTGGATCTGATCAACCGGATGTAACACTGGGCATCGGTACAATGATTGTCTTATGTATTTGCGGAATTATTAGCTTATACTACTTCATTTGGAACATCGTGAAAGGTATTAAAGTACTGAAAGCTTAATTTTAAACAAACGTTTGATTAATAAGAAAAAACCGTCCCAAAATACTTTTTGGGACGGTTTTTTTATCTTCTGCGTTTCTTCTTTTTTCTCATCATTTTCTTGCGTCGCGTATTTACTTTATCCGCTATAATGTGAAGCGTGCTTGCTACAACAATCCCCATTACGAACGTTACAATTTCAACCTCATGTTCCTTCGCAATTTCTATTAAATTCCCGTCAAGCGCGATTACATTTAATAGGAATAAAAACGGAGAAAACACAATTAACATGTATGCAATACGAATCACATCACCAAGTATAATTGTGTGTGTAAAGAAGGAGCGATGCGGCATCACTTTCTTATACGGATACCAAAATATACGCAGGAATCCCCATTTATTATACGCATTACTATACGTATCTAAATCCGGTGTTAAAAATGTAGTACCTACTAAAAAGCCAATTGCAAAAGTTAATAAAAAATCAAAATTTGTTAATCCATACGAAAAGAGCAGAAACAAAACAACCGGAAGGGATATTAAGTTTATTTTCGTATGCGTTCTTCCTGATGGCATAATGCACTTCCTCGCTTACGTTCGCCCTGTCAAGATGTGACAGCTCTCACCTATTGATCTAATTTCTGATCGATAAAGGATGTGTCTATATCAGAACCAAACCATTCTGCCAACTTTACTCGTGCCTTATCTTTCACATCATCATTGACGTATAACGACGCTTGTAATAGAGCAGCCATTAACGCCCCTAAATCATCCGTATAACCAATTCCAGCAACGAAATCTGGAATCGCATCAATCGGTGCAATAAAATAAGCAAGTGCCCCAATTACAATAATTTTCACTCGTTTTGGAACATCCGGTTTCTGCAAAACGTAAAACAATAATAAACTTGCATAAATGACCGACTGTCCTGCCTGCTTTGCGACATGTTTTACTTTCTTCCAAAACGCTTCAACTGAAAATTTTTGTTCCATGTAAAAGCCCCCCTATTTTTTAAAAGAAATAAGCTACAATATGTTTTCAGTAAAAGTTCATCAAATTTACACATAATCTATCAATGAACTTTCATTGTAACAAACAAACTAAAAAAGAACAAGTGTTCGTTAATTTTTACATACTCCCCTTCATATAATAGGTTTCTAGATAACCACTTACCCATTGTCATTTCTTATTTCTCAACAAAGAAAATTTTCACTTTCACTTAACATTCTGCTCTACCTTTGTTATATTTTCTAGTTGACGGACATATAAACGAATGTTAAAGTTTTCTCTGGTAGTGACAAATATCATACAAAAAATGTAAAATGTTATAGTGTTTCTCAGAAATGAATTTTGTTGTATAATACAGAAATGACGTTATGCTTATGAGCAACACAAGAAACTAAAAGGGTATGCATAGTTATAGTCGTATATGGGTGAATATAGAACCTCTAATTATGGCCAAGAAAACTATGTATTTTTTATTTTAGCATTTTTCGCTCCAAAATCGACCAAGCCTGATAGAGAAAGGGTGGAAATGAATGAAAGAAACCTTGAAATCACAATTTCAAAATGTGCGTTTCACTGTATTCGTAGCTTTAGCCGTATGGTTGAAGACATATCTTATTACACGCACAAGCTTTGATTTAAAACTTGAATCTTTCATGCAAGAATTCATTTTATTCCTTAGCCCATTAGCAGCATCATTACTGCTTGTTAGTCTTGCATTATTTGCAAAAGGGAAAAAACGTAACTATATAGCACTTGGAATTAATTTTGTTTTAACAATTATTCTTGTTGGTAACGTAATGTTCTACGGATTCTATAATGACTTCGTTACTTTACCCGTACTAGGACAAACATCTAACTTCGGAAGTTTAGGTTCTAGTGTGAAAGAATTATTTAACTACAAAATCATCCTTGCATTTGCTGATATTATCGTATTCTTCATTTTATTGAAGAAGATGAAGAATTTTGCACCGACAGAACGTGTAGCACGCCCAATGCGTTCCCTATACTTCGTGTCAACAATTGCTATTTTCTTCGCAAACTTAGGACTGGCAGAAGCTGAGCGTCCTGAACTATTAACACGTTCATTCGACCGCGTTATGCTCGTTAAAAACTTAGGTTTATATGTACACCAAGTGTATGACCTTGGCTTACAAGCAAAATCAAGTTCACAAAAAGCATTTGCTGACGGTAGTAAGTTACAGGAAACAGAGAACTACGTAAAAACAACGCAAAGCAAACCAGATCCAAATATGTTTGGTACTGCAAAAGGGAAAAACGTAATTGTCGTCTCTCTTGAGTCATTACAAACATTCTTAATTGGTGCAACAGTTAACGGACAAGAAGTTACACCATTCTTAAACCAATTTACGAAAGAAAGTTATTACTTCGATAACTTCTTCCATCAAACTGGTCAAGGAAAAACATCTGACGCTGAATTCTTAGTAGATACTTCCATGTATCCACTAGACCGTGGTGCTGTATTCTTCACACACGGTAACAACGAATACACAGCAACTCCAGAAATTTTACGTGAGCAAGGATATCACACATCTGTATTCCACGCGAACAATGCAACGTTCTGGAACCGTAACATTATGTATCCGGCACTTGGTTATGACCGTTACTACAACGAGCTTGACTACAAGATTACGCCAGAAACAAAATTAAATTGGGGATTAAAAGATATCGAGTACTTCGATCAATCTATCGATATGTTAAAAGAAGTGAAGCAACCGTTCTACACTCGCTTCCTTACGTTAACAAACCATTACCCATTCACTTATGATGAAAGCACAAAATTAATCGATGAATACAATTCTGGTGATGGCGTATTTGACCGTTACATGGTAACTGCTCGCTATTTAGACGAAGCAATGAAACACTTTATTGAGCGTCTAAAAGCAGAGGGTATTTACGACAACTCAATTATCGTATTCTACGGTGATCACTACGGTATTTCTGAAAACCATAACCGTGCAATGGCACAGTTCTTAGGAAAAGAAGAAATTACTGCATTTGACCATATGAACTTACAAAAAACACCGATGTTTATTCACGTTCCAGGTCAAAAAGAAGGTAAAACAATTTCAAAACCAACTGGTGAAATTGACATTAAACCAACAATTCTAAACTTACTTGGTATAGATTCTACGAATCAAATTCAATTTGGTCATGATGTATTCTCACCAGAAAATAAAGGATTTGTTGTTCTTCGTGACGGTAGCTTCGTTACAGATAAGTACATGTATACGAACAGTACATTCTACGACCGTGCTACTGGCGAAGTTGTACAATTACCAAAAGAAGAATCTCAACCACTCATTGATCGTGCTCAAAATGAATTGAACATGTCTGACAAAATCATTGAAGGTGACTTACTTCGCTTCTCTGAAAGCAACAAGACAAAAACTGGTGAAGTAAAGACAGCTATTAAAGAAGAAAAGAAGAGCGCTGAGTAATCTCAGCCTCTTTTTTTATATTTCTCCATACAATCACTTATATTCATTAACTTTAACATTACATAATCTTTACCAAATATTCACATAGAGTTAATGAAGCATCTCTATAATAAAATATGTAAACAAGGTTCTATATATTTCTTATCTCTCATCTGTAATAAGATCCCTTAAAGAAATATGTGAATCGTTTATTTCTACTTTCTTATAATTGTCTTTCAATATGTTTTGTTTCCATACACAAAACATTCAATAAGACGATGTCCCTATGAAAGATAGCTACCCTCCTTGTGCAGCATTCCATAAGAATGTTGCTTTTTTTTATTTAAAAGCAGGATTCTTATTTCTTATTTTCGAATTTGTATATACAAAATGCTATAAATCACCACTACTTCTCTACCATTTATCAATACATATACGTCATATGTAAAGAGTTACTCACATAAAAATTACTATAGTGATTTTTATTCCGAATGAATTACAGTTTCACTTTACTTATGCACTTACGAAAGGATGGGACGAAAATTGGCATATGAAAGATTTGTACTTTGGAATGATGCAATTATTGATACAACGAAGCAAAAAACGTACATAGAACTTGAAGAAAGAGGCTTGCAGTTTGGAGATGGTGTCTACGAGGTTATTCGTCTATATAAAGGGAACTTCCACTTATTAGATCCCCATATCACAAGATTATATCGCTTCATGGAAGAAATAGAATTAACACTCCCTTTCTCAAAAGCAGAACTGATTACCCTACTTTATAAACTAATCGAAAATAATAATTTCCACGAAGATGGAACGATTTATTTGCAAGTATCTCGTGGTGTACAAGCTCGTACCCATACGTTCTCATATGACGTCCCTCCGACAATCTATGCTTATATTACAAAGAAAGAAAGACCAGCGCTATGGATTGAATATGGTGTACGTGCTATATCAGAACCGGATACACGCTGGCTACGCTGTGATATCAAATCATTAAATTTATTACCAAATATATTAGCTGCTACGAAAGCGGAACGAAAAGGTTGTAAAGAAGCCCTTTTCGTACGAAATGGTACTGTAACTGAGGGAAGTCACTCTAACTTCTTTCTCATTAAAAACGGAACTCTTTACACACATCCAGCTAATCACCTTATTTTAAATGGCATTATTCGTCAATATGTCCTTTCTTTAGCGAAAACCCTTCGTATTCCAGTACAAGAAGAGCTTTTCAGCATTCGTGATGTTTATCAAGCGGATGAATGTTTCTTTACAGGAACGACGATTGAAATTTTGCCGATGACTCACCTTGATGGAACCGCAATCCAAGATGGTCAAGTTGGCCCTATCACTAAAATGCTGCAAAGATCATTTTCTCAAAGTTTGTTACAATCCAACATGTCATCCTCTTAAACACGAATAATTTCTATCCTTTCTACATTCAATATATGTATTTAAATGGAAATCAAGGTATAGATTTATGCCTTGATTTTTTCTTGTAATCTTTTTGTCATATTCAGATTCCCGCATAAGTCTTGACAGTAATCGACATGCTCTTTAGAATTTTTAACAGTTGGTAAATATTTCTTCACTACATTACAGACAGAAAGGAATCGACAAATTATGAAAAAATACCTTGCCGGTCT
This genomic window from Bacillus anthracis str. Vollum contains:
- a CDS encoding DUF4870 domain-containing protein, with the protein product MNGNKILAALSYFSVLFAPILFPIIVWIVGDAETKPHAKRALWTHIIPSIATFIGVTILGIMGLGSDQPDVTLGIGTMIVLCICGIISLYYFIWNIVKGIKVLKA
- a CDS encoding metal-binding protein; its protein translation is MPSGRTHTKINLISLPVVLFLLFSYGLTNFDFLLTFAIGFLVGTTFLTPDLDTYSNAYNKWGFLRIFWYPYKKVMPHRSFFTHTIILGDVIRIAYMLIVFSPFLFLLNVIALDGNLIEIAKEHEVEIVTFVMGIVVASTLHIIADKVNTRRKKMMRKKKKRRR
- a CDS encoding YkvA family protein; translated protein: MEQKFSVEAFWKKVKHVAKQAGQSVIYASLLLFYVLQKPDVPKRVKIIVIGALAYFIAPIDAIPDFVAGIGYTDDLGALMAALLQASLYVNDDVKDKARVKLAEWFGSDIDTSFIDQKLDQ
- a CDS encoding LTA synthase family protein — translated: MKETLKSQFQNVRFTVFVALAVWLKTYLITRTSFDLKLESFMQEFILFLSPLAASLLLVSLALFAKGKKRNYIALGINFVLTIILVGNVMFYGFYNDFVTLPVLGQTSNFGSLGSSVKELFNYKIILAFADIIVFFILLKKMKNFAPTERVARPMRSLYFVSTIAIFFANLGLAEAERPELLTRSFDRVMLVKNLGLYVHQVYDLGLQAKSSSQKAFADGSKLQETENYVKTTQSKPDPNMFGTAKGKNVIVVSLESLQTFLIGATVNGQEVTPFLNQFTKESYYFDNFFHQTGQGKTSDAEFLVDTSMYPLDRGAVFFTHGNNEYTATPEILREQGYHTSVFHANNATFWNRNIMYPALGYDRYYNELDYKITPETKLNWGLKDIEYFDQSIDMLKEVKQPFYTRFLTLTNHYPFTYDESTKLIDEYNSGDGVFDRYMVTARYLDEAMKHFIERLKAEGIYDNSIIVFYGDHYGISENHNRAMAQFLGKEEITAFDHMNLQKTPMFIHVPGQKEGKTISKPTGEIDIKPTILNLLGIDSTNQIQFGHDVFSPENKGFVVLRDGSFVTDKYMYTNSTFYDRATGEVVQLPKEESQPLIDRAQNELNMSDKIIEGDLLRFSESNKTKTGEVKTAIKEEKKSAE
- a CDS encoding D-amino-acid transaminase, whose product is MGRKLAYERFVLWNDAIIDTTKQKTYIELEERGLQFGDGVYEVIRLYKGNFHLLDPHITRLYRFMEEIELTLPFSKAELITLLYKLIENNNFHEDGTIYLQVSRGVQARTHTFSYDVPPTIYAYITKKERPALWIEYGVRAISEPDTRWLRCDIKSLNLLPNILAATKAERKGCKEALFVRNGTVTEGSHSNFFLIKNGTLYTHPANHLILNGIIRQYVLSLAKTLRIPVQEELFSIRDVYQADECFFTGTTIEILPMTHLDGTAIQDGQVGPITKMLQRSFSQSLLQSNMSSS